A stretch of DNA from Oharaeibacter diazotrophicus:
GACCAGCAGGACCCACAGTCGCGGCGACACGCTCCACTCGCCGTGCTGCCGTGGCCGCAGCTTCCACCGATGATCGATCGCGCCGGAGCAAGCCCCCAGCGCCGCCATGGCGAGCGCGCTGCGGCACGTCCCGAGGTGAACGGCCTTTTCTTCGACGAAGCCCCGGATGGCCGGCGGCAGCACGTCGAGCGGGAAGCTCGGGACGATGTAGGCTTCCCACGGGTCGAAAAGTGCCTCCGGTGCCGATGCCCCCTCGGATCTGAGGGGACGTCCTTCACCTGCATTGGCCTCGGCCGTCTTCGGGTCGATCCGCTCGCCGCGCTTCAGGCCCGCCACGATGGCCGCCCCGAACTCGGCGTCGTCGTCGATCCGGTCCGGGAGCGGCGCCGCCGGTTCAGCCATGCCGGCCCGCAGCCCGCTGGCGAGCGTCGCCAGCATCGCGCGGGAACCGTCCTTCGCGACGTAGCCGTTTGCCGTCGCGGCCTCGGCGAGGGCGTCGCTCGCCTCGGCCTCGCCGATCCACCCGGCTCCGACGTAGTGCCCGACCTTGACGGCCGCCGCGTTGAGTGCGGAATTCCTGCCGCTCGTCACGCTCGCCAGCTTCGCGGCCTCGGCGGCAAGGGCCTTGGCCGCGTAGCGGCGTTCCCGATCGCCGACGGTGGCCGGGGCCGCCACCGGACGCGCCGGGGCGCGCCACGTCTCTGGCTTCGCCGGGGCCTTCGGCCGTCTGATGATCTCGGCCAACCAAGCCGGGATGGTCGGCAGCTCGTCACCGGCGCCATCTTCGGCAAACGCCTCGGCGAGCGACGGCGCGCCGTCGACCTCCCGATACGCCGCGCCGTCGGAGCGAACAGCGCCAGGTGCGACGATCCACCCCCCGGCCCCGCGGACGTCGACTCCGGCCGGAAGCGCGCCCGGCGAGTTCCCGAGCGGATCGGCCGGCACGTTCCGGAAGACGTAGTGCAGCCCGCCGCCGGCCGTTTCGACGATCGGGCCGACGGGAAGCCCGCCATGGAGTGCCGCCAACTCGGCAAGCGCTGCGATGCCGTCCGGGCCGTCGCCGTGGCGGTCGGCGTCGATCACCACCAGCCCGGCGCGGCCGAGTTCGATGCCGGGTAGGGCGTGGGGGAACTGCCGCCACCACGCGCGGATGCGCTCGGGATCAATCGACGCGCCGGCCTGCCACCCGGCGATGGCGGGGCGCTTGTTCCACGAAGTCTCGCCGGGAGACACTAACGCGGGGAACACCGGGATTCCGGCTTCGGCGTGCCGCAGGGCCGCCGCGAGGTTGGGCGGATCGCAGGTCATCGCCGCCGGCTCGAGATGGTCGTCGGGGTTGAAGCGAGTCGAGAGGGCCACCATCAAGCCGGCCCTCCCTTGCGCGGGCGCGGCTGGACGATCACGCCGATCTCGTTGGCACGAAGCAACGCGCGAACGTCGTCATCGTAGTCCTCGATGGCCAAGCCCTCGCTCGGCTTGGCGCCGGGCTCCGAGAGCCAGATGGCGACCAACCAGCGACGATCGCTCGGGCCGGCGCGGCAGCCGATATTGTCGAACGTGAAGGTGAAGGGCCGCCCGTCCGCAGCGCGGGGGGCGTGATCCGGGATCGGCGTGGCCGGCGGTTTGGGCGCCGGGCGCTTGGTGGTGCGGGCCGCTTTCGACGTCATGCCGCGGCCCTCCGGATGAGAGGGGGCGGGCCGCCGAGCACTGGCGTTTCGGACTCGCGGCGGATATCATCCGCGCACCCGTTCAGCCTATGCCTCGGCAGGACGTGGGGACACATAGCGCCGTTCCGGGGACCAGCCGGGACGGCGCTTTTCTTTGCGGCGACAGCGGTTTTACACTCTCCCGGATTGTTCTTGTCCGGTTCGCATCCGTTCCCGGTCGCGCTGAAAAACCTATCCGCTTGCGCCGACAAGGTATTCCCGTATAACGGGAGAAACCTCCACTTCCCTTCCTCGCCGATTCCGTCCGCCGCAGGGCCGTCGCGCTACGGCTTTCCGTTGCGGCGCAAGCGCTTGCCCGGCGCGGCTCGACAGCGTCCGGGGCCGGGGCTATATGACCCGGGAACGACGACGCCCGAGCGGGGTGGCAGCCATGGCCCAGGACCTGATCCGATACGACGTCCTCGCGCAGGAAGCCTTCCGCGGCCTCGTCCGCAAGGTGCTGACCGAGGTCGCGCACGCCGGGCTGCCCGGCGACCACCACTTCTTCATCTCCTTCGACACCCGTGCCCCGGGTGTCCGGATCTCCTCGCGCCTGCGCGAGCGCTATCCGGAGGAGATGACCATCGTGCTGCAGCACCAGTACTGGGACCTCTCGGCCAACGACCACGCCTTCGAGGTGTCGCTGTCCTTCTCCGGCATCGCCGAAAAGCTGGTGGTGCCCTATACCGCGCTGAAGGGCTTCTTCGACCCGTCCGTCGAGTTCGCCGTGACTTTCAACGTCGTCGGCGAGGACGGCCAGCCGGTCGACGCGGCGCGCGAGGGCGCGGCGCCGACGCCGGCCGCCACCCCGGCGCCCGTCGCGCTCGCGCCGGTGCCGGCGGCCGCGCCCGCGGCCGTTCCGGCGCCCGCCAAGGCGGAGGCCGAGAAGGCTCCGGCGGTCGAGGAGCCGGCCAAGGCCGACGATGGCAAGTCGGCGAGCGTCGTTTCGCTCGACGCCTTCCGCAAGAAGCCGTGACCGGGCGGTTCCCGGCGCGCGGCGGACACCCTATCTGACCGGGCGGGTGGTGCTGCGGAGGGAACCGCGACGTGGCCGACTACAGAACCGAATCCGACAGCTTCGGGCCGATCGACGTGCCCGCGGAGCGTGCCTGGGGCGCGCAGACCCAGCGCTCGCTGGAGAACTTCCCGATCGGCGGCGATACCGAGCGGATGCCGCTCGCGCTCGTCCACGCCCTGGCGCTGGTCAAGGTGGCGGCGGCGCGGGTCAACCGCGACCTCGGCCTGCTCGAGCCGCGGCTCGCCGAGGCGATCGTCGTCGCCGGCGCCGAGGTCGCCGAGGGCCGGCACGACGGCGAGTTCCCGCTGGTGGTCTGGCAGACCGGCTCGGGCACGCAGACCAACATGAACGTCAACGAGGTGATCGCCAGCCTCGCCAACGAGCGGCTCGGCGGCGCCCGCGGCGGCAAGAGCCCGGTCCACCCCAACGACCACGTCAACCGCGGCCAGTCGTCCAACGACGTCTTCCCGACCGCGATGCACGTGGCGGCCGCGCGCGCGATCGAGCGCGACCTGAAGCCCGCGCTCGCCCATCTCGCCGCCGCGCTCGGCGCGAAGGAGCGCGCCTTCGCCGACATCGTCAAGATCGGCCGCACCCACACCCAGGACGCGACGCCGCTGACGCTCGGCCAGGAATTCTCCGGCTACCGGGTGATGATCGAGCGCGGCGTCGAGCGGCTCGACCTCGCGCTGCCGGGCGTGCGCGACCTCGCCCTCGGCGGCACCGCGGTCGGCACCGGGCTCAATGCCCATCCCGAGTTCGGCACCCGCGTCGCTGCGGAACTCTCCGCCATCACCGGCATCGCCTTCCGTTCGGCGCCGAACAAGTTCGAGGCGCTGGCGAGCCACGACGCCCTGGTGTTCGCCCACGGTGCGATGGAGACGGTGGCGGTGTCGCTGCACAAGATCGCCAACGACATCCGCTTCCTCGGCTCCGGGCCGCGCTCGGGCCTCGGCGAACTGATCCTGCCGGAGAACGAGCCGGGCTCGTCGATCATGCCGGGCAAGGTCAACCCGACCCAGGCCGAAGCCGCGACCATGGTGGCGGCCCGGGTGGTCGGCAATCAGGCGACCGTGGCCTTCGCCGGGGCGCAGGGCCATTTCGAGCTCAACGTCTACAAGCCGGTGATCGCGCAGGCGGTGCTGCAGTCGGCCCGCCTGCTCGCCGACGTCGCGCGCTCCTTCGCCGACCGCTGCGTCGCCGGCATCGAGGCGAACCGGCCGCGGATCGCCGAACTGGTCGAGCGCTCGCTGATGCTGGTGACGGCGCTGGCGCCCCGGATCGGCTACGACGCCGCCGCCGCGATCGCCAAGGCGGCGCACCACGCCGGCACCACGCTGCGCGCGGAGGCGGTCGCCTCCGGCAAGGTCACCGCCGAGGAGTTCGACCGGCTGGTCCGGCCGGAGACGATGACCGGGCCGGGCTGACGCCGACGCACGGCTTTCCCGCCCGGCGCGGCGGGGTTATCGTCGCGGTTTCCAACGGAGATGTCCGGCCATGGGCGAGGTCGTCAATCTCAGGCTGCACAAGAAGCGCAAGGCGCGCACCGACCGCGAGGCGGAGGCGGCGGAGAACCGGGCGAAGTTCGGCCGCACCAAGGCCGAGAAGGAGCACGAGCGCGCCGTCGTCGACCTCGAGGCCCGCCGCCTCGACGGCCACCGCCGCGACGACGACGCCCCGTGATCGAGGCGCCCGCGTGATCGAGAAGCGTTCCGTCTCGCTCTCCGGCCACCGCACCTCGGTGACGCTGGAGCCGGAGTTCTGGGCCGCGGTCGAGCGGGCGGCGGCGGCTGAGGGCGTCTCGGTCGCGGCCTGGATCGGCCGGGTCGACCGCACGCGCGGCGAGCGCAACCTCGCCAGCGCGCTGCGGGTGGCCGTGCTGGCGGAGGCAGAGGCGCGGGCGGGCGGGGACTGACACCCCTCCGTCAGGCGACGAACTCGGCCCGCTCATAGCCCTGGAAATACAGCAGCGCGGTGAGGTCGCCGTGGTCGACGCGGGCGCGGGCCTCGGCGGCGACGGCGGGCTTGGCGCGGAAGGCGACGCCGAGGCCGGCTGCGCCGACCATGGCGAGGTCGTTGGCGCCGTCGCCGACGGCCATGGTCTCGGACGGGGCGAGGCCGAGGCGCTCGCGCAGTTCGACGAGACTGTCGAGCTTGGCGGCCTTGCCGAGGATCGGCTCGGCGACGGTGCCGGCGAGGACGCCGCCGTCGACGTGGAGCGTGTTGGAACGGTCCTCGTCGAAGCCGATGGCGGCGCGGATCGCGCCGGTGAAGACGGTGAAGCCGCCGGAGACGAGGGCGGTGTAGCCCCCGGCGGCGCGCATGGTGCGCACCAGCTCGCGGCCGCCGGGGGTGAGCGTGATGCGCTCGGCCAGCACCTCGTCGACGATCGCCAGCGGCAGGCCCTTCAGGAGGGCGACGCGCTCGCGCAGGGCCGGCTCGAAGGCGATCTCGCCGCGCATCGCCCGCTCGGTGATCGCCGCGACGTGCTCCTTGAGACCGGCGTAGGCGGCGAGCTCGTCGATGCACTCCTGGCCGATCATGGTGGAATCCATGTCGGCGACCAGCAGACGCTTGCGCCGGCCCTCGGCGGGGAGCACCGCGACGTCGACCGGCCGGCCGGCGAGGGCGGTGCGCAGGATCTCCTCGGTGGCGCGCGGATCGGCGACCGTCACCGGCCATTCCGCCGCGATCCCTTCGGCGAGGACCCGGACGTCGCCGCCCGGCAGCGCGGCGCGGGCCGCCGCGATCGCGTCGGCGTCGACCGCGGGGGTGGCGGGCGCGGAGACCAGGATGGCGACGTGGGTCATGGAGCCGGTTTCCCCTTCGCGCGGCACGCGCGGTGTCTTCGATCGCGGCACGGCGGCGGGACGGCCGGCGCGGCGACGCCGGGCGAGATAGCCGCAGCGGCGCCTCCTCGGCAAGCCGGACTTGCGGCGCGGCGCGCGGCGGGGCATCGATCGGCCGGCGGCCGGACCGGCCGCGGCGAGGGACGGGGCGATGGCGGCACGGGCCATCCTGATCGCGGGGCCGACGGCGAGCGGCAAGTCGGCGCTGGCGCTGGATCTGGCGCGCCGCCACGACGGCGTCGTGGTCAACGCCGATTCGATGCAGGTCTATCGCGAGCTGCGCATCCTCACCGCGCGGCCGGACGCCGCCGACGAGGCGGCGGTGCCGCATCGGCTCTACGGCCACGTTCCCGCTGCCGAGCGCCACACGGTCGCGCGCTGGCTCGCCGACGTCGGCGCCGTACTCGCCGAGATCGCGGCGGAGGGCCGGACCGCGGTCGTGGTCGGCGGCACCGGGCTCTACCTGACCGCGCTCACCACCGGCCTTTCCGACGTGCCGGCGGTGCCCGACGAGATCCGAGCGGCGTGGCGGGCGCGGGCGGAATCCGCGGCGCCGGGGGACCTCCACGGCCTGCTCGCCGCCTGCGACCCGGCGATGGCGGCCCGGCTCGGGCCGGCCGACGGCCAGCGGATCCTGCGCGCGCTCGAGGTGCTGGACGCCACCGGCCGCTCGCTCGCCGACTGGCAGGCGACGCGCTCGCCGCCGCTGGTGCCCGAGCCGGTCGACCGCATCGTGATCGCGCCCGATCGGGCCGTGCTGCGCGAGCGGATCGCGCGCCGGTTCCGGGCGATGGTGGCGGCGGGCGGGCTCGACGAGGCCCGTGCCTTCGCCGCCCTCGACCTCGACCCGACACTGCCGGCGGCGAAGGCGATCGGCGTGCCGGAGATGGTGGCGGCGGCCACCGGCGCCCGCCCGGTCGACGAGGCGGTCGAGGCGGCGATCACCGCGACGCGCCAGTATGCCAAGCGCCAGGAGACGTGGTTCCGCAACCAGTTCCCCGACTGGCGGCGCGTTTCCGGGCTCGCGGGCTGAGGCGCCTACGGGTTTGCCGCAACTTCGTTTCAGGCGCGACGGGTCGTCGCGCAACAAATGGAAAAAGGGGGTTGACCGCTCCCGCCCCCACGGCTAGTTTCCGCCCCGACCGAACACCAGAGGCCGCGATGCTGCGCGACAAGCTGATCGTACTTAGATGGCGCACCGTGCCGGAGGACCGCTAGACGGGTCCTCCGAAGCTTCATGGTGCGCCGAAACACGAGGTCCCTTGACGGGGCCTTTTTTATTTCCCCCGACGACCAGAACACCTCCCGGTCCGCCAACCCCGAGACGATGCGGCGAGAACCGGTCAAGCCCGAGGCGAGAAGACGATGACACGGCAGATGACGGGCGCGGAGATGGTGATCCAGGCCCTGATCGATCAGGGCGTCGACACGATCTTCGGTTATCCCGGCGGCGCGGTGCTGCCGATCTACGACGAGATCTTCCAGCAGGACAAGATCCAGCACGTGCTGGTCCGCCACGAGCAGGGCGCCGGCCACGCGGCCGAGGGCTACGCCCGCTCGACCGGCCGGGTCGGCGTCGCGCTCGTCACGTCCGGCCCCGGTGCCACCAACATGGTGACGCCGCTGACCGACGCGCTGATGGACTCGATCCCGATGGTCTGCATCACCGGCCAGGTCCCGACCCATCTGGTCGGCACCGACGCCTTCCAGGAATGCGACACCGTCGGCATCACCCGTCCCTGCACCAAGCACAATTGGCTGGTGAAGAAGATCGAGGACCTGCCGCGGATCCTGCACGAGGCGTTCCGGATCGCCACCACCGGCCGGCCCGGCCCGGTCGTGGTCGACATCCCGAAGAACATCCAGTTCCAGACCGGCACCTACGTCAACTACAAGGGCGAGGCGCAGACCCAGTACCGGCCGCGCGTCAAGGGCGACGAGGCGGCGATCCGCGAGGCGGTGGCGCTGATGGCGGCCGCCAAGAAGCCGGTGCTCTACACCGGCGGCGGCGTCGTCAACGCCGGCCCGGCCGCCTCGACGCTGCTGCGCGAGCTGGTTCGGCTCACCAACATGCCGATCACCTCGACGCTGATGGGCCTCGGGGCCTATCCGGCGAGCGGGCCGAACTGGCTCGGCATGCTCGGCATGCACGGCACCTACGAGGCCAACCTCGCCATGCACGACTGCGACGTCATGGTGTGCGTCGGCGCGCGCTTCGACGACCGCATCACCGGCCGCATCGACGCCTTCTCGCCGAACTCGAAGAAGATCCACATCGACATCGACCCGTCGTCGATCAACAAGAACGTGCTCGTCGACATCCCGATCGTCGGCGACGTCGGCTACGTGCTCGAGGACATGCTGAAGGTCTGGAAGCAGACCCATCCGGCGCAGGACAAGGCCGCGCTCGCGGCGTGGTGGCAGCAGATCGCGGTGTGGAAGGGCAAGAAGTGCCTGTCCTACCGCAAGAACCCCGACGTGATCATGCCGCAGTACGCCATCGAGCGGCTGTACCAGCTGACCCGCGGCAAGGACGTCTACGTCACCACCGAGGTCGGCCAGCACCAGATGTGGGCGGCGCAGTATTTCGGCTTCGAGGAGCCGAACCGCTGGATGACCTCCGGCGGCCTCGGCACCATGGGCTACGGGCTGCCGGCGGCGCTCGGGGTCCAGATCGCCCATCCGGACGCGCTGGTGATCGACATCGCCGGCGACGCCTCGGTGCAGATGTGCATCCAGGAGCTCTCGACGGCGATCCAGTACGACGCGCCGATCAAGGTGTTCATCCTGAACAACCAGTACATGGGCATGGTGCGCCAGTGGCAGCAGCTGCTGCACGGCAACCGGCTGTCGCACAGCTACACCGAGGCGATGCCCGACTTCGTCAAGCTGGCCGAGGCCTACGGCGGCGTCGGCATCCGCGCCGAGAAGCCGGACGAGCTCGACGACGCCATCGAAGAGATGATCAGCATCAGGAAGCCGGTGCTGTTCGACTGCCGCGTCGCCAACCTCGCCAACTGCTTCCCGATGATCCCCTCGGGCAAGGCGCACAACGAGATGCTGCTCGGCGACGCCAGCGAGGAGGAGATCGACGGCGCCATCGGCACCGCGGGCAAGGTGCTGGTGTGAGCATCCGGGGAGGGGCGTCCGGTCGCACGGCGTCGGCCCCCTCTCCCTGTCCCTCCCCCTCGAGGGGGGAGGGGACGCCGGGGCCACCGTTCCGCTCCGACGGCAGACGACGGCCCGCTCCGATCCCGGCTCGTTCCCTCCCCCTGGAGGGGGAGGGACAGGGAGAGGGGGAAGGACGCCCGCTCCGCCTGCCGCATGACCTCGATCCAGGAAACCACCATCATGATCGTCGCCGGCCAGTCCCAGTCCGCCTATTTCCTCGAGGAGGCGACCAACGTCTCCGAGACGCACACGCTGTCCGTGCTCGTGGACAACGAGCCCGGCGTCCTCGCCCGGGTGATCGGCCTGTTCTCGGGCCGCGGCTACAATATCGAGAGCCTGACGGTCTCCGAGGTCGAGCACGAGAAGCACCTGTCGCGCATCACCGTGGTCACCACCGGCACGCCGCAGGTGATCCTGCAGATCATGCACCAGCTGGCCCGGCTGGTGCCGGTGCACCGGGTCGTCAACCTCACCCGCATGGGCGAGGCGATCGAGCGCGAGCTGGCGCTGGTCAAGGTGATCGGCAAGGGCGAGCACCGGGTCGAGGCGCTGCGCCTCGCCCAGGCCTTCTCGGCCAGGACCGTGGATGCGACGCTGGAGAGCTTCGTGTTCGAGATGACCGGGACGCCGGCCGACATCGACCGCTTCATCAACCTGATGACCGAGTGCGGCCGCGTCGAGGTGGCGCGCACCGGCCTGGCCGCGCTGTCGCGCGGGGCCGAGATCATGTGACCTCGACCGCGCGGCGATCCGGCCCTCGTGGCCGGAGCCGCGCCGCCGAGGGGCGCCGGCCGCAGGGTCGACATTGCGGGACCGCCGACGAGGGGGCGTCCCGACACCGGAGGAGGAGAGGGGCCCGCCATGGAGATCGAGGACTTCGAGACCATCCACTACGCCCGCGAACTCGCCCGCGAGAAGGGCTGGGAGCACGTGATGGAGACGATCCGCAACGCGCTGCGCGAGGAGGCCGCCGGCCTGCCGCCGGTGGCGAGCGCGCCGCGCACCCCGACCGCCCGCTTCGGCCGCGCCTGAGGCGCGCTCGGCCGCGCGCGCCGGGGAGCGGCCATGGACCTTCGCCTCGACCACGTGTTCCTGTTCGTCGAGCTCGCCGAGGCGCGGCCGGGCGGGGCGGTCCACGACCGTCTCGCGGCCGCGGGCCTCGTGCCCTCCTACGAGCGCCGCCACCACGGCCAGGGCACCGCCAACGTCTGCTGGTGCTTCGACGACGCCTATCTCGAGCTGCTGTTCGTCGTCGATCCCGACGAGATCGCGGCGCCGGCGACGGCGCGGAGCCGCCTTGCCGAACGCGCGCGCTGGCGCACCACCGGCGCCTCGCCGGTCGGGATCGGCCTGCGCGGCGGCGCGCTGCCGTTACCGACCTGGGAATACCGCTTCGAGGGCCTGCCGCCCGGCCTGTCGATTCCGGTCGCCGCGGCCTCGGACGACGTCCGCCGCCCCTTCGTCTTCGTTTCGCCGGGGACACGTCCGCCGGTCGAATGGACCGACGGCCACGCGGGCGTACGGCAGGTCGCGGCGGGCTGGACCGGGTTCGCCGTCGAGATCGATACCGGCGCGGCCCCGGCCGGCGACCTGGAGGCGCTCGTCTCCGCCGTGCCCGGAGTGACGCTCGCCCGTCGTCCCGCCGCGCCGCTGAACCTGGTTCTGACCGGCCCGGGCGGCCGGCGCCGGAGGATCGAATTGCCATGACGGTGGCGAGAAGGTCGCGGGCCGGGGGCGTTGTCGGGGGCGGAGGGATCGCTTAAGCGTCGGCGCGGGGGTGCCGCCGGATCCCACGGAACCGATCATGCCGAAGACCAAGCTATCCGTGAACGTCAACGCCATCGCGCAGCTGCGCAACCGCCGCGACCTGCCGTGGCCGAGCGTCACCGGCCTGTCGCGGATCGCGCTCGAGGCCGGCGCCTACGGCATCACGGTGCATCCGCGGCCGGACGAGCGCCACATCCGCCGCACCGACGTGTTCGCGCTCGCCGAGATGCTGCGCGCCGACTTCCCCGGCCGCGAGTTCAACATCGAGGGCTGCCCGACCGAGGACTTTCTCGCCCTCTGCGAGGCGGCGCGGCCGGACCAGGTGACGCTGGTGCCGGACGATCCCGCCCAGAACACCTCCGACCACGGCTACGACTGCGTCCGCCACCAGGACTTCCTGCGCGGCGTCGTCGACCGACTGCAGGGGCGGGGGATGCGGGTGTCGATCTTCCTCGATCCCGACTGGACCCAGGTCGCCTCGGCGGCGCGCACCGGCGCGGCGCGTATCGAGATCTACACCGGCCCCTACGGCCACACCTTCGACCCCGCCGAGAAGGTGCAGCGCCTCGAGGAGGTGGTGCTCGCCGCCGAGGCCGCCGACGCCGCGGCGCTCGCCGTCAACGCCGGCCACGACCTCACCCTCGACAACCTGCCGGCGTTGATCGCCCGCGTTCCGCACCTCGCCGAGGTCTCGATCGGCCACGCGCTGACCGCCGACGCGCTCGTCCACGGCATGGCCGAGACGATCCGCCTCTACCGCGCCGCCTGCGGCGACCCGGTGGCGTGAGCGCGGGCGCGGCGGGCCGGTCCCGGGATCGGAACGGCGCGGGGCGGTCCGGCGTGCGAGGCGGGACGCGGGACTGCCCGTCGTCGCTTCTCCCGCTGCCCAACAAACCCGCACGCCGGGCGCTCCCACGCCTCGCACGTGCGCGCTTCCCGACGGAAAGGTGATGGCACGTCGATTGCTTCCTCCGACGCGGTGATTCGGCCGGTTGCCAAAGGGGGGTGGCATGGCGATCGACGCGTTGACGGGACTGGTCCGGCAAATCCACGACGACCTCGCGTCGCTCGCCGACGGCGAGGTCGCGACCTACATCCCGGAGCTGGCGAAGGCCGACCCGGAGCATTTCGCCATCGCGATCGCGACGGTGGACGGGGAGGTCTTCTCGGTCGGCGACGCCGACGTCGCCTTCACGATCCAGTCGATGTCGAAGCCCTTCGCCTACGCCGCCGCGCTCGACCGGTTGGGGCGCGCCGCCGTGCTGGGACGCGTCGGCGTCGAGCCGACCGGCGACGCCTTCAACGCCATCGTCCTCGACGAGGTGAACAACCGGCCGTTCAACCCGATGGTCAACGCCGGCGCCATCGCGGTGTCCGCGCTGTTCCCGGGTGACACGGCCGGCGCGCGCGCCGAGGCCATGCTCGCGGCGCTGTCGCGCTTCGCCGGGCGGCCGCTCGCCGTCGACGACGCCGTGTTCGCTTCGGAGTCCGAGACCGGGCACCGCAACCGCGCCATCGCCTGGCTGATGCTGAACTCGGGCATGCTCGCGGCCGCGCCCGACCTCGCGCTCGACACCTATTTCCGCCAGTGTTCGGTGCTCGTCGACACCCGCGATCTCGCGGTGATGGCGGCGACGCTGGCGGCCGGCGGCGTCAACCCGCGCACGGGCGAGCGGGCCGTCGAGGCGGCGCACCTGCCCGACGTCCTCACCGTGATGCTGACCTGCGGCATGTACGACTACGCCGGCCAGTGGGCCTGGGAGGTCGGGCTGCCGGCCAAGAGCGGCGTGGCGGGCGGTGTGGTCGCGGTCGTGCCGGGCCAGTTCGGCATCGCCGCTTACTCGCCGCGCCTCGACCGCATCGGCAACAGCGTGCGCGCCGTCGCCGCGATCCGGCGCCTGTCGGAACGGTTGTCGCTGCACGGCCTCGCCGCGCGCCCGGACGCCGGCGGTGCGCTGCGCCGGGTCCTCGACGGGCGGACGCTG
This window harbors:
- a CDS encoding DUF3987 domain-containing protein; its protein translation is MVALSTRFNPDDHLEPAAMTCDPPNLAAALRHAEAGIPVFPALVSPGETSWNKRPAIAGWQAGASIDPERIRAWWRQFPHALPGIELGRAGLVVIDADRHGDGPDGIAALAELAALHGGLPVGPIVETAGGGLHYVFRNVPADPLGNSPGALPAGVDVRGAGGWIVAPGAVRSDGAAYREVDGAPSLAEAFAEDGAGDELPTIPAWLAEIIRRPKAPAKPETWRAPARPVAAPATVGDRERRYAAKALAAEAAKLASVTSGRNSALNAAAVKVGHYVGAGWIGEAEASDALAEAATANGYVAKDGSRAMLATLASGLRAGMAEPAAPLPDRIDDDAEFGAAIVAGLKRGERIDPKTAEANAGEGRPLRSEGASAPEALFDPWEAYIVPSFPLDVLPPAIRGFVEEKAVHLGTCRSALAMAALGACSGAIDHRWKLRPRQHGEWSVSPRLWVLLVGDPSRGKTPAINAALAPIEAEEAARRQAYLNAVGEHERAPVTSPEPEKPDRLVVGDVTVEKLGEILSRQSRGVLVKRDEIAGWVGAMEKYSGGRGSAVDRAFWLQAYNGGTFTVDRQTRGELYVSNLSVSLIGGIQPARLAQLRDLEADGLLQRFLPVMMAARTYPEDRPFHRDGDPYGRLVTALLHVHPEWSASGPVPLKVHADGARIVEALMRHLFDLEQVADVYAAGFQAFVGKLGGVFGSLALVLHLAHHPEAPPSYVPADIVEKAARIIREFIIPHAQEFYRTAATVTDGDRTAKVASWILTSGKTQFVPSDFVRNVAHFKNLGVWEVNKALSPLVAGGWLVPAEVGPLARKWTLSPAVPVFFAARAAEEDRRKAVLADLMRSPRKR
- a CDS encoding SspB family protein translates to MAQDLIRYDVLAQEAFRGLVRKVLTEVAHAGLPGDHHFFISFDTRAPGVRISSRLRERYPEEMTIVLQHQYWDLSANDHAFEVSLSFSGIAEKLVVPYTALKGFFDPSVEFAVTFNVVGEDGQPVDAAREGAAPTPAATPAPVALAPVPAAAPAAVPAPAKAEAEKAPAVEEPAKADDGKSASVVSLDAFRKKP
- the fumC gene encoding class II fumarate hydratase, encoding MADYRTESDSFGPIDVPAERAWGAQTQRSLENFPIGGDTERMPLALVHALALVKVAAARVNRDLGLLEPRLAEAIVVAGAEVAEGRHDGEFPLVVWQTGSGTQTNMNVNEVIASLANERLGGARGGKSPVHPNDHVNRGQSSNDVFPTAMHVAAARAIERDLKPALAHLAAALGAKERAFADIVKIGRTHTQDATPLTLGQEFSGYRVMIERGVERLDLALPGVRDLALGGTAVGTGLNAHPEFGTRVAAELSAITGIAFRSAPNKFEALASHDALVFAHGAMETVAVSLHKIANDIRFLGSGPRSGLGELILPENEPGSSIMPGKVNPTQAEAATMVAARVVGNQATVAFAGAQGHFELNVYKPVIAQAVLQSARLLADVARSFADRCVAGIEANRPRIAELVERSLMLVTALAPRIGYDAAAAIAKAAHHAGTTLRAEAVASGKVTAEEFDRLVRPETMTGPG
- a CDS encoding DUF4169 family protein; translation: MGEVVNLRLHKKRKARTDREAEAAENRAKFGRTKAEKEHERAVVDLEARRLDGHRRDDDAP
- a CDS encoding ribbon-helix-helix domain-containing protein, with the protein product MIEKRSVSLSGHRTSVTLEPEFWAAVERAAAAEGVSVAAWIGRVDRTRGERNLASALRVAVLAEAEARAGGD
- the serB gene encoding phosphoserine phosphatase SerB, which produces MTHVAILVSAPATPAVDADAIAAARAALPGGDVRVLAEGIAAEWPVTVADPRATEEILRTALAGRPVDVAVLPAEGRRKRLLVADMDSTMIGQECIDELAAYAGLKEHVAAITERAMRGEIAFEPALRERVALLKGLPLAIVDEVLAERITLTPGGRELVRTMRAAGGYTALVSGGFTVFTGAIRAAIGFDEDRSNTLHVDGGVLAGTVAEPILGKAAKLDSLVELRERLGLAPSETMAVGDGANDLAMVGAAGLGVAFRAKPAVAAEARARVDHGDLTALLYFQGYERAEFVA
- the miaA gene encoding tRNA (adenosine(37)-N6)-dimethylallyltransferase MiaA, whose translation is MAARAILIAGPTASGKSALALDLARRHDGVVVNADSMQVYRELRILTARPDAADEAAVPHRLYGHVPAAERHTVARWLADVGAVLAEIAAEGRTAVVVGGTGLYLTALTTGLSDVPAVPDEIRAAWRARAESAAPGDLHGLLAACDPAMAARLGPADGQRILRALEVLDATGRSLADWQATRSPPLVPEPVDRIVIAPDRAVLRERIARRFRAMVAAGGLDEARAFAALDLDPTLPAAKAIGVPEMVAAATGARPVDEAVEAAITATRQYAKRQETWFRNQFPDWRRVSGLAG
- a CDS encoding acetolactate synthase 3 large subunit, producing MTRQMTGAEMVIQALIDQGVDTIFGYPGGAVLPIYDEIFQQDKIQHVLVRHEQGAGHAAEGYARSTGRVGVALVTSGPGATNMVTPLTDALMDSIPMVCITGQVPTHLVGTDAFQECDTVGITRPCTKHNWLVKKIEDLPRILHEAFRIATTGRPGPVVVDIPKNIQFQTGTYVNYKGEAQTQYRPRVKGDEAAIREAVALMAAAKKPVLYTGGGVVNAGPAASTLLRELVRLTNMPITSTLMGLGAYPASGPNWLGMLGMHGTYEANLAMHDCDVMVCVGARFDDRITGRIDAFSPNSKKIHIDIDPSSINKNVLVDIPIVGDVGYVLEDMLKVWKQTHPAQDKAALAAWWQQIAVWKGKKCLSYRKNPDVIMPQYAIERLYQLTRGKDVYVTTEVGQHQMWAAQYFGFEEPNRWMTSGGLGTMGYGLPAALGVQIAHPDALVIDIAGDASVQMCIQELSTAIQYDAPIKVFILNNQYMGMVRQWQQLLHGNRLSHSYTEAMPDFVKLAEAYGGVGIRAEKPDELDDAIEEMISIRKPVLFDCRVANLANCFPMIPSGKAHNEMLLGDASEEEIDGAIGTAGKVLV
- the ilvN gene encoding acetolactate synthase small subunit, coding for MTSIQETTIMIVAGQSQSAYFLEEATNVSETHTLSVLVDNEPGVLARVIGLFSGRGYNIESLTVSEVEHEKHLSRITVVTTGTPQVILQIMHQLARLVPVHRVVNLTRMGEAIERELALVKVIGKGEHRVEALRLAQAFSARTVDATLESFVFEMTGTPADIDRFINLMTECGRVEVARTGLAALSRGAEIM